One region of Gaiellales bacterium genomic DNA includes:
- a CDS encoding tail fiber domain-containing protein: protein MLVRLRSGLSYANVMATVAVFLALGGGALAATSFVGSDGKVHGCVSKKGQLTVLKGGKTKCAKGLAAISWSQTGPRGVTGAQGPKGDQGLKGDTGPSTGPAGGALSGTYPNPTLNASGGPCARGKFLTDLSSLGTLTCGPGASFTALGQGALASNTTGGFNSAVGFNALNSNTSGRQNSAFGDNALSASTGNGNSAVGEGALSDNTTGSFNAAVGESALRSNKTASNNSALGENALFENLTGANNSAVGTDALGFNVDGNNNAALGQNALGANTSGSNNAAVGQAALESTDSGNNNSALGQNALEANTAGIDNTAVGKNALGSAKADSNSAFGRDALSFTSGSGNIAVGKQAGNNLTTGNFNIDIGNQGVAAEAGAIRIGTAGVQTGGTFLAGVNGASVNQNTTVLVGSDGKLGTAMASSRRFKTDIRPLGAIRRLFRLRPVSYRYKPRWANGDHRLQYGLIAEQVAKVFPWLVQYDRNGKPNGVRYGDLPVLLLAQLQREHRKNDRQQRQIHRLSAQVRALARRR, encoded by the coding sequence ATGCTGGTGAGGTTGCGGTCGGGGCTCAGCTACGCGAACGTGATGGCGACGGTCGCGGTGTTTTTGGCGCTTGGGGGTGGGGCGCTTGCGGCGACGAGCTTCGTCGGGTCGGACGGGAAGGTGCACGGGTGCGTCAGCAAGAAGGGGCAGTTGACGGTGCTCAAGGGCGGCAAGACGAAGTGCGCGAAGGGGCTTGCGGCGATCAGCTGGAGCCAGACCGGGCCGAGGGGCGTGACGGGCGCGCAGGGGCCCAAGGGCGATCAGGGCTTGAAGGGCGATACCGGCCCTTCGACGGGTCCGGCGGGCGGCGCGCTGTCTGGTACCTATCCGAACCCGACGTTGAACGCGAGCGGCGGGCCGTGCGCGCGCGGCAAGTTCCTCACCGACCTGTCCAGCCTCGGGACGTTGACCTGTGGGCCGGGCGCCTCATTCACCGCTCTCGGCCAGGGCGCGTTGGCCTCCAACACCACCGGCGGTTTCAACTCGGCAGTTGGTTTCAATGCGCTGAACTCCAACACCTCCGGCCGGCAAAACTCGGCGTTCGGCGACAACGCGTTGTCCGCCTCTACCGGCAATGGCAACTCGGCGGTTGGCGAGGGCGCGCTGTCAGACAACACGACGGGCAGCTTCAACGCGGCGGTCGGCGAGAGCGCGCTCAGGAGCAACAAGACTGCTAGCAACAACTCGGCGCTCGGCGAAAACGCACTGTTCGAAAACCTCACCGGAGCCAACAACTCGGCGGTCGGCACGGACGCGCTGGGGTTCAACGTGGACGGCAACAACAACGCGGCGCTCGGTCAGAACGCGCTGGGCGCGAACACGAGCGGCAGCAACAACGCGGCCGTCGGCCAGGCGGCTCTTGAAAGCACCGACAGCGGCAACAACAACTCGGCGCTCGGTCAGAACGCGCTGGAGGCGAACACCGCGGGTATTGACAACACCGCGGTCGGCAAGAACGCGCTCGGGAGCGCCAAGGCCGACAGCAACTCGGCGTTCGGGCGCGACGCGCTGTCTTTCACGTCCGGTAGCGGCAACATCGCGGTGGGCAAGCAGGCCGGCAACAACCTGACCACGGGCAACTTCAATATCGACATCGGCAACCAGGGCGTCGCCGCGGAGGCCGGGGCGATCAGGATCGGCACAGCGGGCGTCCAGACGGGCGGCACGTTCCTCGCCGGCGTGAATGGGGCGTCGGTGAACCAGAACACGACCGTGTTGGTCGGCAGCGACGGCAAGCTCGGCACCGCGATGGCGTCGTCGCGGCGGTTCAAGACAGACATCCGCCCACTCGGGGCAATACGAAGGTTGTTCCGGCTGCGACCGGTGAGCTATCGCTACAAGCCGCGTTGGGCGAACGGCGACCACCGGCTCCAGTACGGCCTGATCGCCGAACAGGTCGCGAAGGTGTTCCCCTGGCTCGTCCAGTACGACCGCAACGGCAAGCCGAACGGCGTGCGCTACGGCGACCTGCCCGTCCTCCTGCTCGCGCAGCTCCAACGCGAGCACCGAAAAAACGACCGGCAACAGCGACAGATCCACCGGCT